In Mangifera indica cultivar Alphonso chromosome 1, CATAS_Mindica_2.1, whole genome shotgun sequence, a single genomic region encodes these proteins:
- the LOC123192039 gene encoding receptor-like protein kinase THESEUS 1: protein MMKMKSGKWRSIVLAIILFKFVCQSSYASFIPADNYLISCGSSRNVTYLGRTFLPDTTQSSLVLKSANSVVASSNSSVPSPVYQSARIFSTTSSYKFQIEQKGRHWVRLYFYPLTNSDSNLNSASFSVATEQFVLLSNFTFKSYNGSSMFKEYAINVASDNLMLYFVPSNNSVAFVNAIEVVSIPDALFPDQALALNPSAPFSGLSDLGFETVYRLNMGGPLISAQNDTLGRTWENDEKYLHVNSSAVRVAVNPSSIIYTASVTTETAPNWVYSTAEAMGNANVAGMNFNITWVFPVDPNFKYFVRAHFCDIMSASLNNLVFNLYINDDIAIGSLDLSSLTNGLDVPYYKDFVSNSSTDSDTLTVSVGPDTMVDVTNATMNGLEVMKISNEAKSLDGLSSLEDLLPNTPSNKSKLGIITGLIVGAVVTVVLIVVCYCCLVARKSKTPHQGHPWLPLPLYGNSLSLTKMSTTSQKSGTGSCISLASSNLGRVFMFQEILDATNKFDESLLLGVGGFGRVYKGTLEDGTKVAVKRGNPRSEQGLAEFRTEIEMLSKLRHRHLVSLIGYCDERSEMILVYEYMANGPLRSHLYGTDLPPLSWKQRLEICIGAARGLHYLHTGAAQSIIHRDVKTTNILLDENFVAKVADFGLSKTGPALDQTHVSTAVKGSFGYLDPEYFRRQQLTEKSDVYSFGVVLMEVLCTRPALNPVLPREQVNIAEWAMTWQKKGMLDQIMDPNLVGKVNPASLKKFGETAEKCLAEHGVDRPSMGDVLWNLEYALQLEETSSALMEPEDNSTNHIPGIPLTPLEPFDNSVSLIDGGNSGTDDDGEDVTTSAVFSQLVNPRGR from the coding sequence atgatgaagatgaaatcagGGAAGTGGAGGTCTATAGTTCTAGCTATTATTCTTTTTAAGTTTGTGTGTCAAAGTTCATATGCCTCATTTATTCCAGCTGATAACTACTTAATTTCTTGTGGTTCTTCACGAAATGTTACCTACTTGGGGAGAACTTTTCTTCCTGATACAACTCAGTCTTCTCTTGTGCTGAAAAGTGCAAATTCTGTTGTTGCTAGTTCCAATTCTAGTGTTCCATCTCCCGTATACCAATCTGCCAGAATCTTTTCAACCACATCTTCTTACAAGTTTCAAATTGAGCAAAAAGGCCGGCATTGGGTCCGACTTTATTTCTATCCTCTCACGAACTCTGACAGCAACTTGAATTCTGCTTCGTTCTCTGTAGCCACTGAACAATTTGTGCTCTTGAGCAATTTCACTTTCAAAAGCTATAATGGTTCTTCTATGTTCAAGGAATATGCAATTAATGTGGCTTCTGATAACTTGATGCTTTACTTTGTTCCCTCGAACAATTCGGTTGCCTTCGTTAATGCAATTGAAGTTGTCTCCATCCCAGATGCACTCTTCCCTGACCAGGCATTGGCTCTAAATCCGTCAGCCCCTTTCAGTGGTCTTTCTGATCTTGGCTTTGAAACTGTTTACCGGTTAAACATGGGGGGTCCATTGATCTCTGCACAAAATGATACCCTTGGAAGAACTTGGGAAAATGACGAGAAATACCTTCATGTAAACAGCTCTGCTGTTAGAGTTGCTGTTAATCCTTCCTCCATCATATACACAGCTTCTGTCACAACTGAAACAGCTCCAAATTGGGTTTATTCCACTGCTGAAGCCATGGGGAATGCAAATGTTGCTGGAATGAACTTCAACATAACCTGGGTGTTCCCTGTTGATCCAAACTTCAAATACTTTGTTCGGGCACATTTCTGTGATATTATGAGTGCGTCTCTGAACAATCTTGTGTTTAATTTATACATCAATGATGATATTGCTATTGGAAGTCTTGACCTGTCAAGCTTGACCAATGGCCTGGATGTCCCCTATTACAAGGACTTTGTCTCCAACTCATCTACAGATTCTGATACTTTGACTGTTAGTGTTGGTCCAGACACTATGGTAGATGTTACTAATGCAACTATGAATGGATTGGAGGTTATGAAGATCAGTAACGAAGCTAAAAGTTTGGATGGGCTTTCTTCTCTTGAGGATCTCCTTCCTAATACACCCTCTAACAAGAGCAAACTTGGAATCATAACTGGCCTGATTGTTGGAGCTGTAGTTACAGTGGTGTTGATTGTTGTCTGTTATTGTTGCTTAGTAGCCCGAAAATCAAAGACTCCTCACCAAGGGCATCCATGGTTACCTTTGCCCTTGTATGGAAACTCTCTGTCCTTGACAAAGATGTCCACTACTTCTCAAAAGAGTGGGACAGGGAGCTGCATTTCTTTAGCTTCCTCTAATCTTGGCCGTGTCTTCATGTTCCAAGAAATCCTAGATGCAACCAATAAATTTGATGAGAGCCTGCTTCTTGGGGTTGGTGGTTTTGGCAGGGTCTACAAGGGGACACTTGAAGATGGGACAAAAGTTGCCGTCAAAAGAGGAAATCCTAGATCTGAGCAAGGCCTCGCCGAATTCCGAACTGAAATTGAAATGTTATCTAAGCTCCGCCATCGCCACCTTGTGTCTCTTATTGGTTATTGTGATGAGCGGTCAGAAATGATTCTTGTTTATGAATACATGGCCAATGGGCCCCTTAGGAGCCACCTGTATGGAACAGATCTACCGCCTCTATCATGGAAGCAGCGGCTTGAAATATGCATTGGGGCTGCTAGAGGACTTCATTATCTTCACACTGGTGCAGCTCAAAGCATTATCCACCGAGATGTGAAGACTACAAACATTCTCTTGGATGAGAATTTTGTAGCGAAAGTTGCTGATTTTGGCCTCTCAAAAACAGGTCCTGCTCTTGATCAGACCCATGTCAGCACTGCTGTTAAGGGAAGTTTTGGTTATCTTGATCCTGAATACTTCAGAAGGCAGCAGCTTACAGAGAAATCAGATGTGTATTCATTTGGAGTAGTTCTGATGGAAGTTCTTTGCACTAGGCCAGCTTTAAATCCTGTTTTGCCTCGGGAGCAGGTTAATATAGCAGAATGGGCAATGACCTGGCAAAAGAAAGGTATGTTGGATCAAATCATGGATCCTAACCTGGTGGGCAAGGTTAATCCAGCTTCTCTCAAGAAGTTTGGGGAGACGGCTGAGAAGTGCCTTGCTGAGCATGGGGTTGACAGGCCATCGATGGGAGATGTCTTGTGGAACCTTGAATATGCTCTCCAGCTTGAGGAGACCTCTTCTGCTCTCATGGAACCTGAGGATAACAGCACCAATCACATCCCTGGCATTCCATTGACACCACTTGAGCCATTTGACAACAGTGTAAGTTTGATTGATGGGGGGAACTCCGGCACTGATGATGATGGTGAAGATGTAACCACAAGTGCTGTATTTTCACAGCTTGTAAATCCTCGTGGAAGATGA
- the LOC123195119 gene encoding uncharacterized protein LOC123195119 — protein MVCLCFLVDQKRKISSSKPAAGTCSRCRSGVSVADMKTVTRFCYLPFYSKSWKAIICTFCGAFLKSYR, from the coding sequence ATGGTTTGTTTATGCTTTTTGGTGGACCAAAAGAGGAAGATTAGCAGCAGCAAGCCGGCGGCCGGAACATGTTCACGTTGCCGGAGTGGAGTCAGCGTAGCCGACATGAAAACCGTCACTCGGTTTTGTTATCTTCCCTTCTACAGCAAGTCCTGGAAAGCTATCATCTGTACGTTCTGTGGAGCTTTTCTCAAGTCTTACAGATGA
- the LOC123229757 gene encoding uncharacterized protein LOC123229757: MEVSSSNGFLIILLVAVSVAVEINAASLTCRLRTSPCFLVKITCPFECPSPTPSDPKAKVCYVNCDSPICKAECRNRKPNCNSPGAACLDPRFIGGDGIVFYFHGKRDEHYSLVSDLNLQINARFTGLRPAGRSRDYTWIQALGFLFDSNTFSLEATRAATWSEEVDHLKFTYNGKELVITEGHRSSWESREGSLRVERTSNKNSILVTLPDVAEISVNIVPVTKEDDRIHNYQIPSDNCFPHLEIQFRFSGLSSKVEGILGRTYQPDFQNPAKPGVAMPVVGGEDKYRTSSLLSSDCNSCLFNPDGAFDQENALLKDYGVLDCNGGATSGNGIVCRK; this comes from the exons ATGGAGGTCTCAAGCAGCAATGGTTTCTTGATCATTCTTCTAGTTGCAGTTTCAGTGGCAGTAGAAATCAATGCAGCGAGTTTGACCTGTCGCTTGAGAACAAGCCCGTGCTTTCTTGTGAAGATTACTTGCCCATTCGAATGCCCATCACCAACACCAAGCGATCCTAAGGCCAAAGTTTGCTATGTCAACTGTGATTCTCCCATATGCAAGGCTGAGTGCAGAA ATCGTAAACCAAACTGCAATAGCCCTGGAGCAGCATGCTTGGATCCCCGGTTCATTGGTGGAGACGGCATTGTGTTCTATTTCCATGGAAAGAGAGATGAGCATTACAGCTTAGTATCCGATCTTAATCTTCAAATCAATGCTCGTTTCACTGGCCTCAGGCCGGCAGGCAGAAGCAGGGACTACACTTGGATTCAAGCCCTTGGTTTTCTCTTTGATTCCAACACCTTCTCTCTCGAGGCTACTCGAGCAGCAACATGGAGTGAAGAAGTTGACCATCTGAAATTCACTTACAATGGGAAAGAACTTGTCATAACTGAAGGCCATCGCTCTTCCTGGGAATCTCGAGAAGGCAGCCTGAGAGTTGAGAGAACGTCAAACAAGAACAGTATCTTGGTCACCCTCCCAGATGTCGCCGAAATTTCAGTTAACATAGTGCCTGTGACAAAGGAAGATGATAGAATTCATAACTACCAGATTCCTTCTGATAACTGTTTTCCTCACTTGGAGATACAGTTTAGATTCAGTGGCTTATCCTCAAAAGTTGAAGGGATACTTGGCAGGACTTACCAGCCAGATTTCCAGAATCCTGCAAAGCCAGGAGTGGCAATGCCAGTAGTGGGAGGTGAAGACAAGTACAGAACCTCATCACTTCTCTCTTCAGACTGCAATTCTTGCCTCTTCAACCCAGATGGAGCTTTTGACCAAGAGAATGCATTGCTGAAGGATTACGGCGTGTTGGACTGTAATGGTGGTGCCACCAGTGGAAATGGAATAGTATGCAGGAAATGA
- the LOC123229830 gene encoding phytohormone-binding protein-like, whose translation MKEVKTQVKAGVDMGAIWNALTQDMRFIIPKIVPNLVKEVEVVEGDGGLGSALLFKFGSGESLHAASKEKIVEVDESLHRFSLQVVEGGHLNLGFSAYKTTFRLTAIGEQQTSIDVIVAYESEAQTTNPSKTTAAALAFIKCLENYLLKGAS comes from the exons ATGAAGGAAGTTAAAACCCAGGTAAAGGCTGGTGTTGACATGGGAGCAATCTGGAATGCTCTGACTCAAGACATGAGATTTATCATTCCAAAGATTGTCCCAAATTTAGTGAAGGAAGTGGAGGTTGTTGAAGGAGATGGTGGTCTTGGTTCAGCCCTGCTTTTCAAGTTCGGCTCTGGTGAGTCTTTGCATGCAGCTTC AAAGGAGAAAATTGTGGAGGTTGATGAGAGTTTGCATAGATTTTCACTGCAAGTGGTTGAAGGAGGTCACCTGAATCTGGGTTTTTCTGCCTATAAAACAACTTTCCGGTTGACTGCAATTGGAGAACAGCAGACTTCAATCGATGTCATAGTGGCATATGAGTCAGAAGCTCAAACTACCAACCCATCAAAGACCACTGCTGCTGCATTAGCCTTTATCAAGTGCCTGgaaaattatctattaaaagGAGCTTCCTAG